In the Passer domesticus isolate bPasDom1 chromosome 4, bPasDom1.hap1, whole genome shotgun sequence genome, one interval contains:
- the PPAT gene encoding amidophosphoribosyltransferase isoform X2, with amino-acid sequence MGLINHVFSADSLKKLYPSNLGIGHTRYSTSGISELQNCQPFVVETLHGKIAVAHNGELTNAARLRRKLMRHGVGLSTSSDSELITQLLAFTPPLENDDTADWVARIKNLMKETPTSYSLLIMHKDIIYAVRDPYGNRPLCIGRLIPVGDMNGKGKDNTETEGWVVSSESCSFLSIGAEYYREVLPGEIVKISRHDVQTLDVVRRSEGDPSAFCIFEYVYFARPDSIFEGQMVYSVRKRCGQQLAIEAPVEADLVSTVPESATPAALGYAQKCGLPYVEVLCKNRYVGRTFIQPNMRLRQLGVAKKFGVLSDNFKGKRVVIIDDSIVRGNTISPIIKLLRESGAKEVHIRVASPPIKFPCYMGINIPTKEELIANRPEFRDLANYIGADSVVYLSVEGLVSSVQESIKARQDNNPKTHKSFIGKIGHCTACLTGDYPVELEW; translated from the exons aTGGGTCTTATAAACCATGTCTTCAGTGCAGACAGCCTGAAGAAGCTGTACCCTTCAAACCTTGGTATTGGGCACACAAGATACTCCACCTCAGGAATTTCTGAGCTTCAGAACTGCCAGCCTTTTGTTGTAGAGACTCTTCATGGGAAGATCGCTGTGGCACACAATGGGGAGCTAACAAATGCTGCACGACTCAGAAGGAAG CTTATGCGGCACGGTGTGGGACTGTCAACCAGTTCTGACAGTGAACTGATCACCCAGCTGCTGGCTTTCACACCTCCGCTGGAAAACGACGACACGGCCGACTGGGTGGCAAG AATAAAAAACCTAATGAAGGAAACTCCAACGTCATATTCATTGCTAATTATGCATAAAGACATAATCTATGCAGTACGTGATCCGTATGGGAATCGCCCGCTCTGCATTGGTCGCCTTATTCCAGTAGGGGACAtgaatggaaaag GAAAAGATAACACTGAAACAGAAGGATGGGTTGTTTCTTCTGAATCCTGCAGCTTTTTATCTATTGGTGCTGA GTACTATCGGGAGGTCCTTCCTGGGGAGATTGTGAAAATATCCAGACATGATGTCCAGACACTGGATGTTGTACGAAGATCTGAAGGAGATCCCTCAGCATTCTGCATCTTTGAATACGTTTATTTTGCAAGACCAGACAGTATTTTTGAAG GTCAGATGGTATATTCAGTCCGCAAAAGATGTGGGCAGCAGCTTGCTATTGAAGCACCTGTGGAAGCAGACCTGGTCAGCACTGTTCCAGAGTCTGCAACCCCAGCAGCTCTTGGTTATGCTCAAAAG TGTGGGCTACCGTATGTGGAAGTACTCTGTAAAAATCGATACGTAGGGAGAACATTTATCCAGCCAAATATGAGGTTACGGCAGCTTGGTGTTGCAAAGAAGTTTGGTGTTCTGTCTGATAATTTTAAAGGCAAACGAGTTGTTATCATTGATGATTCAATTGTGAGAGGCAATACCATTTCACCCATAATAAAACTACTGAGAGAATCAGGAGCCAAAGAG GTGCACATCCGTGTAGCTTCACCTCCTATAAAATTTCCTTGTTACATGGGAATAAACATTCCAACTAAAGAAGAGCTCATTGCCAACAGACCTGAATTTCGTGATCTTGCAAACTATATAG GAGCAGACAGTGTTGTCTATCTTTCTGTGGAAGGGTTGGTATCATCTGTGCAAGAAAGCATCAAAGCAAGACAAGAcaacaaccccaaaacccacaagTCATTTATTGGAAAGATTGGTCATTGCACAGCGTGTCTCACTGGAGACTATCCTGTTGAGCTAGAATGGTGA
- the PPAT gene encoding amidophosphoribosyltransferase isoform X1 has translation MELEELGIREECGVFGCIASGAWPTELDVPHVITLGLVGLQHRGQESAGIVTSDGESSQAFKVHKGMGLINHVFSADSLKKLYPSNLGIGHTRYSTSGISELQNCQPFVVETLHGKIAVAHNGELTNAARLRRKLMRHGVGLSTSSDSELITQLLAFTPPLENDDTADWVARIKNLMKETPTSYSLLIMHKDIIYAVRDPYGNRPLCIGRLIPVGDMNGKGKDNTETEGWVVSSESCSFLSIGAEYYREVLPGEIVKISRHDVQTLDVVRRSEGDPSAFCIFEYVYFARPDSIFEGQMVYSVRKRCGQQLAIEAPVEADLVSTVPESATPAALGYAQKCGLPYVEVLCKNRYVGRTFIQPNMRLRQLGVAKKFGVLSDNFKGKRVVIIDDSIVRGNTISPIIKLLRESGAKEVHIRVASPPIKFPCYMGINIPTKEELIANRPEFRDLANYIGADSVVYLSVEGLVSSVQESIKARQDNNPKTHKSFIGKIGHCTACLTGDYPVELEW, from the exons GGGCCAGGAGAGTGCTGGAATTGTGACAAGTGATGGCGAGTCATCCCAGGCATTCAAAGTGCACAAG ggaaTGGGTCTTATAAACCATGTCTTCAGTGCAGACAGCCTGAAGAAGCTGTACCCTTCAAACCTTGGTATTGGGCACACAAGATACTCCACCTCAGGAATTTCTGAGCTTCAGAACTGCCAGCCTTTTGTTGTAGAGACTCTTCATGGGAAGATCGCTGTGGCACACAATGGGGAGCTAACAAATGCTGCACGACTCAGAAGGAAG CTTATGCGGCACGGTGTGGGACTGTCAACCAGTTCTGACAGTGAACTGATCACCCAGCTGCTGGCTTTCACACCTCCGCTGGAAAACGACGACACGGCCGACTGGGTGGCAAG AATAAAAAACCTAATGAAGGAAACTCCAACGTCATATTCATTGCTAATTATGCATAAAGACATAATCTATGCAGTACGTGATCCGTATGGGAATCGCCCGCTCTGCATTGGTCGCCTTATTCCAGTAGGGGACAtgaatggaaaag GAAAAGATAACACTGAAACAGAAGGATGGGTTGTTTCTTCTGAATCCTGCAGCTTTTTATCTATTGGTGCTGA GTACTATCGGGAGGTCCTTCCTGGGGAGATTGTGAAAATATCCAGACATGATGTCCAGACACTGGATGTTGTACGAAGATCTGAAGGAGATCCCTCAGCATTCTGCATCTTTGAATACGTTTATTTTGCAAGACCAGACAGTATTTTTGAAG GTCAGATGGTATATTCAGTCCGCAAAAGATGTGGGCAGCAGCTTGCTATTGAAGCACCTGTGGAAGCAGACCTGGTCAGCACTGTTCCAGAGTCTGCAACCCCAGCAGCTCTTGGTTATGCTCAAAAG TGTGGGCTACCGTATGTGGAAGTACTCTGTAAAAATCGATACGTAGGGAGAACATTTATCCAGCCAAATATGAGGTTACGGCAGCTTGGTGTTGCAAAGAAGTTTGGTGTTCTGTCTGATAATTTTAAAGGCAAACGAGTTGTTATCATTGATGATTCAATTGTGAGAGGCAATACCATTTCACCCATAATAAAACTACTGAGAGAATCAGGAGCCAAAGAG GTGCACATCCGTGTAGCTTCACCTCCTATAAAATTTCCTTGTTACATGGGAATAAACATTCCAACTAAAGAAGAGCTCATTGCCAACAGACCTGAATTTCGTGATCTTGCAAACTATATAG GAGCAGACAGTGTTGTCTATCTTTCTGTGGAAGGGTTGGTATCATCTGTGCAAGAAAGCATCAAAGCAAGACAAGAcaacaaccccaaaacccacaagTCATTTATTGGAAAGATTGGTCATTGCACAGCGTGTCTCACTGGAGACTATCCTGTTGAGCTAGAATGGTGA